ACTGTCGGCCCCGCCGGACCGGTAGCCTTCGTAAAGATCGACATAGCGTTTCGAGGTCGCCGCCACGATCGGGTTCAGCATGGTCACGCAAAAGACTCCCAGCAACAGGGCCACCATGACCGGCGCGCCCAGCATCGTGATCGCGGATCGTCCCGCTGCGCGCACCACGACCAGTTCGGAACTGCGCGCCAGGGCCAGGAACATGGTGATCGAGCCGAGGATCATGATCAGCGGGAGGATCTCGTACAGCCCGCCGGGCACGTTCAGCAGCACCAGTTCCAGGATCGCGCCTAGCGAGACATCGGCGCTGGACAGCTTGCGCATCTGTTCCACCATGTCGAGCAGGGCGGTGAAGATGAAGAACACGGCCAGTATGCCGAAGAAGGCCCGCAGGAACCGGCGTGCGAAGTAGAAATAAAGGATCACGCCGGCACTCCCGTTGCGGCCGCGCGGCCAGAGGCCTCGGCCCCCGATGGCATACCCGGTGGCCTATCCGATGGCGCATCCGGCGGGAAGGCCCGGTCACGGGGCCGTCTGGACCGGCTGGCCCACCACAGCAACCCGGCCGAGATCGCCAGACCCAGAACGGCAGGGAAATACAGCACCGGCCACATGTCCGGATCCTTGCGTACCGGATCGGTCACCAGCCCTTCGACGAATTTCACCGCCACCAGCAGCAGCACTGCAAAGCCGATCTGCTTCCAGACCCCGAAGCGGGAATAGCCCCCGACCTGCAAGGCGGAAAAGCCGATCAGGGCCGCAACAATGCACAGCAGCGACTGGGTAATTCGCCCATGGCCTTCCTGCACGACCCAGCCGATGCCTTCGCCGGTCAGGTTGGACACCTTCTGTGTTTGCAGCAACAGCATCCAGGTCGGCAGATTGCGGACCGAGACGACGCGGAAATCCGAGGTATCGACCAGGCTGCCGACATCATACGAAAAGCTTTGGAAATGGGTGGTGAACAGGCGCCCTGTCTCGGTGTTCAGATCCTGTGCCAGCCCGTCAACCATGACAATCTTGGGCTGCGGTGCGCCTTCGGGATCGTCGTTTGCGTTGACGATATAGGCCTGAGCGGCGGTGTAGGTCTGGGGACGGTCGGCCCGGCGCCGGTCCGACAGGAACAGGTCGTTCAGGGTGCCATCCTCGGAAATCTCGCGGATATAGACGGTGATGCCGCCCGCCGGATGCAGAAAGGTGCCCTCGGTCAGCAGCCGGGCGGTGACATTGGCGGCAATGTCCCGATTGCGCAGCACGATCTGTTCCTGGCTCATGGGCACAAGAAAGTGGGTCATCGCCCCCATCATCGCTGCCGTGATCAGCCCGAAGATCAGCGCCGGGCGCGCCAGCCGCCAGGGGGAAAACCCGGTGGCCTGCATGACCACGAATTCACTGTCGGCCATAAGCCGGTTGGTCGCATAGACCGCAGCGGCGAATCCGGCCAGCGGCAGGGTGATGCGGATCACGTTCGGCAGGGTCAGCGCGGTGAATTCCAGAAAGACCCAGGCCGATTGGCCGTCGGCAATCAACTGATCGAACAACCGAACCGCGCTGTTGATCCAGTAGATCGCTACCAGCACCAGCGCGAAGAAGCCGAACAGCATCATGAGTTGCGACAGCAGGTATCTGTCGAATCGCGCCATCAGTCCCCCATGAGCTTTGCCCTCTCCTGCATGGGGGGCTTTGGTCGGGCAAGTCTAGCGGCTCTTGTGGCGGGAAAAAACTGCAATCTGGTCAAAGCCGCGCCGGGGCGCTAGCCTTTGCCGAACCGCGCGGAACGGTGCCCCCCCGTCAGCTTTCGCTTCAGGGGAAATCTGAACCGACAAACCCTCTTGCCGGGTGCACCACCGCACCCCGCCTGCCAACACCATCCAGGAGCCTGCCTCGTGACCGACCCTGTCGCCCTGTCCTTTGCCGAAACCGATCTTGACCAAATTCCGCTGCAATCGGGCCGCGTCGCCCTGGTGGTCGATCCTGACGGCAGCCTGTCCGCGGTGGCGCGCCGGGTGAACCGGCTGACCAGGGGGGCTCTGGCGCGGCTGGTGGAAAGCGACGGTTTTGCCAAGCGCAAGGCGGGCGAGGTCATCACCCTGGCCTGGCCGCAGGGTCTGACCGCCG
The Pseudooceanicola algae genome window above contains:
- the lptF gene encoding LPS export ABC transporter permease LptF, producing MARFDRYLLSQLMMLFGFFALVLVAIYWINSAVRLFDQLIADGQSAWVFLEFTALTLPNVIRITLPLAGFAAAVYATNRLMADSEFVVMQATGFSPWRLARPALIFGLITAAMMGAMTHFLVPMSQEQIVLRNRDIAANVTARLLTEGTFLHPAGGITVYIREISEDGTLNDLFLSDRRRADRPQTYTAAQAYIVNANDDPEGAPQPKIVMVDGLAQDLNTETGRLFTTHFQSFSYDVGSLVDTSDFRVVSVRNLPTWMLLLQTQKVSNLTGEGIGWVVQEGHGRITQSLLCIVAALIGFSALQVGGYSRFGVWKQIGFAVLLLVAVKFVEGLVTDPVRKDPDMWPVLYFPAVLGLAISAGLLWWASRSRRPRDRAFPPDAPSDRPPGMPSGAEASGRAAATGVPA